A stretch of DNA from Anopheles ziemanni chromosome 3, idAnoZiCoDA_A2_x.2, whole genome shotgun sequence:
GTCTACGTTCCTATCTCCTACGACAGCAGGGAGTGGGAAAATGCTTTCCCCGATTCGCTTTCGATTCGTCATTGACCAAGACAGTCATCTAACAGGAGAATAGCGGAAACAACATTGGTCACAAATCATCTCAAAACATTATTTCTTatacgaaatggaaaacatacaGATCGATCGAAAAACTCACGGTGAAACCAGCGAAGAGAATGTGCACCATTAGCATATCAATTTGTTGAACATTGGATTTTATCTGTACCGCCTCATTTCGCTttcacagagagagagagatttaTGACGGTTGTCATACGGCCAGGCCAAACGGATCGAAGAAAACTTCAACCGGAAAGATTCGACAGCAGCATCACCAGATCACAACTAGTAACCGGCATCCGAAAGCCGATCTATTGTTCGATTCCTCCTGGGACTTGGCCTTACCGGCCCCCGGCTTTGGCTGAGGTCACTTCCaaagtttttccaaaaaaggcGCCACGACATGTCGTCGGTAACAACAACCTCTCAACCGTGGCTCCCAACGACCGTGAGGGACACTTAGAGGGAGTCGGGTATTTGGAAGGAATTCCAACCCGTCCACCTTCCACCAAAGCCGCTAGTCTCTCCTCCGACAGCAAATCTCGTCGACAAGCTTCTCAATCCATCGCATCCGGCTTTTGCGCAGCTGCCGCTGAACCTTCCTCTGCCCTTTGCCGATGCGAAGACGTTCCTCGACGATGTCCGAATATGGTCGGAGCGTCGCATTGTACGGCACGAAATCCAGCGGCTCGGGATTGGGCACCGGGTCAAATAGCAGATCACGCATGGTCGGACATGGTGAGCTTGTGGCTCGCACGGAATGGATAATCTTCTTCGACCGACGATGTTCCTGCTGCTTCTTTTCGTGTTCCACCGTCGGCGACGTCGTGGCGCGGGAAGGTCCATCGAGACGACCCTCGATGTACGCACGGATGGGACTTTCGTGACACTTTTGCACCATCACCGGAACTCGAGCCACACTGACTTTCGGTAGTTTCAGCTTCTCGATCTTAGTACTATGCGCCATCCAGTGACCCCATTCGTCTCGCGTCATGCAGGTGTGGTAAACCAACGGTTCTGCCGGACGGCACTCCGATTCCCCATCGGAATCGAAGTCCTCTGGGGAGCTTTCAAAATCTGCCAATCGAAACCGTTTCACCTCTAGCTTCGCCTCGGGAATCTCCCTCGGTGCATCGGCTTTACGAAAGTAATCTTCAACCAATGCCGCCTCATCGCGCAGTTTACGCCTGTCTTCCATCAGCCGTTCCTTGTACATCGCAAACTGTTTCACCGTCGTTGGATACTGGCGCACGGGGCGCTCCTGAACTTTGTTCAACTCCGCCAAACGCCTCTCAAGAGTCTCACGCAAGCGTACCTTCCCTTCATTCCTAATGTCCGGAGCAGGATATTCGGCCATATACTTTTCCCCATCGAATGGCTCGGGCTGTTTGTGACGGTCCCGTTCCACCTTTTCCATCTGCTCCCTGACACGATCGAACCTCGCCAGGTAATGGTTCCGCATTCGGTCCAGAAACTGTTCCTGAGCTTCAATGGCTGcgggtttattttctttgtgtACAATTTCCGGTGACTTGTAGGAACTTATCGAGCAGGAACTGTCTTCAAGCTGTTCGGAAGAGTCAACTAGGTCATGGTGCTGGGGTTCAACCTGTTGGTTTTCAGACACAATCTGTTCAAACTCTCCAATCGCGTCTTCTGATTCGCTCTCGTTCTCAGGACTTGGTGGTCGGTTGAAATATCTGTCGAAAAGTTCGCTTCTCAGCAAAGCACGCCTGGCTTGGAAGAATGTCTTGCAGCACTCCTTCGATATCCTCCTCTTGTGGACatttttctcctcctcctcctcctcgtcttcctcgttctcctcctcctcttcgacGCCTTGCTGTTCCGAGTCATACACACTCCCACTGGAACTAACATTCCCCGCAACGATCACATCATCAACACAATCCTCCAACGGTCGCGGCGCTTCCGTTGGACAAACTTTCGTCCGGTTCCGCTCGTGAAACACTTCCTCTATCGGTGTACGCCTGGCGAAAGCGTTCGGCTTGCAACATTTTTGCGGCTTCACGTTGAGACCCTCGAAGGCGGCCAAATAGTTGGGCAGCGCCCGGTGTGGACGATCGTACTCTTTCCTTTCGTACGGGCGCCGAATGTCAAACCGTTCCCTGTCCCATTTCACGCTTGCTGCACCCTTCGAGCAAGGCCAACCGTCAACGTGACCATTATCCGCCATCGGTGGTTGCGCATTAGAAGAGCATTCTTTTTCGAAGGACTTTTGCGATAAGCGAACTTCTTCGTTGTTTGAATTGCCACTGGGGGACGAATTGTTTGTCGAATTCGGCTCGAGTGATGCCATCGCTTCCTtcgatggaaaggaaaaacaaaccttgaaatgaaaaatgagccAGTCAAAGTACGCTATGTACTGGTATTCTTTTgcgataattttaaatttgcttACCTTTACAAAACTACCTCCAACTGGACCTCCCCAACACCGTCGGGAGATGCAAATGAATGGATcacagagcaaaaaaaaaactg
This window harbors:
- the LOC131285608 gene encoding uncharacterized protein LOC131285608, producing the protein MASLEPNSTNNSSPSGNSNNEEVRLSQKSFEKECSSNAQPPMADNGHVDGWPCSKGAASVKWDRERFDIRRPYERKEYDRPHRALPNYLAAFEGLNVKPQKCCKPNAFARRTPIEEVFHERNRTKVCPTEAPRPLEDCVDDVIVAGNVSSKEEENEEDEEEEEEKNVHKRRISKECCKTFFQARRALLRSELFDRYFNRPPSPENESESEDAIGEFEQIVSENQQVEPQHHDLVDSSEQLEDSSCSISSYKSPEIVHKENKPAAIEAQEQFLDRMRNHYLARFDRVREQMEKVERDRHKQPEPFDGEKYMAEYPAPDIRNEGKVRLRETLERRLAELNKVQERPVRQYPTTVKQFAMYKERLMEDRRKLRDEAALVEDYFRKADAPREIPEAKLEVKRFRLADFESSPEDFDSDGESECRPAEPLVYHTCMTRDEWGHWMAHSTKIEKLKLPKVSVARVPVMVQKCHESPIRAYIEGRLDGPSRATTSPTVEHEKKQQEHRRSKKIIHSVRATSSPCPTMRDLLFDPVPNPEPLDFVPYNATLRPYSDIVEERLRIGKGQRKVQRQLRKSRMRWIEKLVDEICCRRRD